The Kitasatospora paranensis genome has a window encoding:
- a CDS encoding GNAT family N-acetyltransferase → MTTAPARTIHAPASPPAYTVALARDEADVRAAQRLRYAVFAREMGAVLDSALPGLDADPFDAFCDHLLVRDTRTEEVVGTYRLLGPQAAQRAGRLYSDTEFDLSALAGLRPGLVEVGRSCIHPDHRGDGAVINLMWGGIARYLAQTGNTWVAGCCSVPLTNGGTTAAGVWDTVAARHLSPPEYRVRPLRPWDHSGVVRPQHTGRTAMPPLLRGYLRLGAWVCGEPAYDPDFSVADLYVLLSLERTDPRYLRHFLSAGAQP, encoded by the coding sequence ATGACCACTGCCCCCGCCCGTACGATCCACGCCCCTGCCTCACCCCCCGCCTACACCGTGGCGCTGGCCCGCGACGAGGCCGACGTCCGGGCCGCCCAGCGGCTGCGGTACGCGGTCTTCGCCCGGGAGATGGGCGCCGTGCTGGACAGCGCGCTGCCGGGCCTGGACGCCGACCCGTTCGACGCGTTCTGCGACCACCTGCTCGTCCGGGACACCCGTACGGAGGAGGTGGTCGGCACCTACCGGCTGCTCGGGCCGCAGGCGGCGCAGCGGGCCGGACGGCTGTACTCGGACACCGAGTTCGACCTGTCGGCGCTGGCCGGCCTGCGGCCGGGCCTGGTCGAGGTCGGGCGCTCCTGCATCCACCCCGACCACCGGGGGGACGGCGCGGTGATCAACCTGATGTGGGGCGGCATCGCCCGCTACCTGGCGCAGACCGGCAACACCTGGGTGGCCGGCTGCTGCTCGGTGCCGCTCACGAACGGCGGCACGACAGCCGCCGGCGTGTGGGACACGGTCGCGGCCAGGCACCTCTCGCCGCCGGAGTACCGGGTGCGTCCGCTGCGCCCGTGGGACCACTCCGGCGTCGTCCGGCCGCAGCACACCGGCCGGACGGCGATGCCGCCGCTGCTCCGCGGCTACCTGCGGCTCGGTGCGTGGGTGTGCGGCGAGCCGGCGTACGACCCGGACTTCTCGGTGGCCGACCTGTACGTGCTGCTGTCGCTGGAGCGGACCGACCCGCGCTACCTGCGGCACTTCCTGTCGGCGGGGGCGCAGCCGTGA
- a CDS encoding ATP-binding protein gives MAAPGAGVADDAPAAAPAPAQLPVAPGDFTGRQRELDALALYLRPGEPGAAARVVIVTGMGGVGKTSLVLHGAHTVREDYPDGQLHADLQGYGLSEARTPHDLLGRFLTDLGVPGPSVPEHTDDRAAAYRALLAERRLLVVLDNARDARQVLPLLPGSGRSAVVVTSRHKLPSLPCSTRIPLGPLSPDEQRSLLEAMCGEDRVAADPAAAGRIMTACAGLPLALRIAGSRLAHRPAWELGELARRLGRTDRLRALAVDHLAVRDAFSFSYSSLQAGARPLEREAAQAFRLLGLWPAYRHSAQSAAALIGAPVDDTLDVLDALVDSHLLDVAAPGRYRFHDLLGEFAAECARAEEPEEARTAAQLRLLGWYAAAVSAANRRVTPQALPIPPLDDAEDFELPEFADGDAALDWCVEELPVIRAAVRRAAELSRPDIAWRLAAALFGYGLTYWWNGEWAECLTEALAAATSGGDVLGQGWLHGRLGVAHGLAQRNELSLEHLRTALECFRAVDETAAQKTVLGNLANAHQQNGDVEQARLYAEQAAELAARMSSAQPTATDLATLGGVLFGAGDLVGAERAYRSAVAGWRALGSRPYLAISLTNLGDSLRGLGRPQEALEVLAEALEIRRELGSHGGIADTLEALARTHFEHGDRAAARRYWQETLDLARRHGLDHYARLSLKGLDAFTAP, from the coding sequence GTGGCCGCTCCCGGCGCCGGGGTCGCGGACGATGCGCCCGCGGCGGCCCCCGCACCGGCCCAGCTCCCGGTGGCGCCGGGCGACTTCACCGGGCGGCAGCGCGAGCTGGACGCCCTCGCGCTGTACCTGCGGCCCGGCGAACCGGGTGCGGCGGCGCGCGTCGTGATCGTCACCGGCATGGGCGGGGTCGGCAAGACCTCGCTGGTGCTGCACGGTGCCCACACCGTCCGGGAGGACTATCCGGACGGGCAGCTCCACGCCGACCTGCAGGGGTACGGGCTCTCCGAGGCGCGGACGCCGCACGACCTGCTCGGCCGCTTCCTGACCGACCTCGGCGTGCCCGGGCCGTCCGTGCCGGAGCACACCGACGACCGGGCCGCCGCGTACCGGGCGCTGCTCGCCGAACGCCGGCTGCTCGTGGTGCTGGACAACGCCCGGGACGCCCGGCAGGTCCTGCCGCTGCTGCCCGGCAGCGGCCGGTCCGCGGTGGTGGTGACGAGCCGCCACAAGCTCCCGAGCCTGCCGTGCTCCACCCGGATCCCGCTCGGGCCGCTCAGCCCGGACGAGCAGCGCAGCCTCCTGGAGGCGATGTGCGGGGAGGACCGGGTGGCGGCCGACCCGGCGGCGGCCGGGCGGATCATGACCGCCTGCGCCGGGCTGCCGCTGGCGCTGCGGATCGCGGGCAGCCGGCTGGCCCACCGGCCCGCGTGGGAGCTGGGCGAGCTGGCCCGGCGGCTGGGGCGGACGGACCGGCTCCGGGCCCTGGCCGTCGACCACCTGGCCGTCCGCGACGCCTTCTCGTTCAGCTACAGCTCGCTGCAGGCCGGTGCCCGGCCGCTGGAGCGGGAGGCGGCCCAGGCGTTCCGGCTGCTGGGGCTGTGGCCGGCGTACCGCCACAGTGCCCAGTCGGCGGCCGCGCTGATCGGCGCGCCGGTCGACGACACGCTGGACGTGCTCGACGCGCTGGTCGACTCGCATCTGCTGGACGTCGCCGCACCCGGGCGGTACCGGTTCCACGACCTGCTCGGCGAGTTCGCGGCCGAGTGCGCCCGCGCGGAGGAGCCCGAGGAGGCCCGGACGGCCGCGCAGCTGCGCCTGCTGGGCTGGTACGCGGCCGCCGTCTCGGCGGCGAACCGCCGGGTGACGCCGCAGGCGCTGCCGATCCCGCCGCTCGACGACGCGGAGGACTTCGAGCTGCCCGAGTTCGCGGACGGGGACGCGGCGCTCGACTGGTGCGTCGAGGAGCTGCCCGTCATCCGGGCCGCCGTCCGGCGGGCCGCGGAGCTGTCGCGGCCCGACATCGCCTGGCGGCTGGCGGCCGCGCTGTTCGGCTACGGGCTGACCTACTGGTGGAACGGCGAGTGGGCCGAGTGCCTGACGGAGGCGCTGGCCGCGGCGACCAGCGGCGGGGACGTGCTCGGGCAGGGCTGGCTGCACGGCCGCCTCGGTGTCGCGCACGGTCTGGCCCAGCGCAACGAGCTCAGCCTGGAGCACCTGCGGACGGCGCTGGAGTGCTTCCGGGCCGTCGACGAGACGGCGGCCCAGAAGACCGTCCTGGGGAACCTCGCCAACGCCCATCAGCAGAACGGCGACGTGGAACAGGCCCGGCTCTACGCCGAGCAGGCGGCCGAGCTCGCGGCGCGGATGAGCAGTGCCCAGCCCACCGCGACCGATCTGGCCACGCTCGGCGGCGTGCTCTTCGGGGCCGGCGACCTCGTGGGGGCCGAGCGGGCCTACCGTTCGGCCGTCGCCGGGTGGCGGGCGCTCGGGTCCCGCCCGTACCTGGCCATCTCGCTGACCAATCTCGGGGACTCGCTGCGCGGCCTGGGCCGGCCGCAGGAGGCCCTGGAGGTGCTGGCCGAGGCCCTGGAGATCCGCCGGGAGCTGGGCAGCCACGGCGGGATCGCGGACACCCTGGAAGCCCTCGCGCGCACCCACTTCGAGCACGGCGACCGGGCGGCGGCCAGGCGGTACTGGCAGGAGACGCTCGACCTCGCGCGGCGGCACGGCCTCGACCACTACGCCCGTCTCAGCCTGAAGGGCCTGGACGCCTTCACCGCGCCGTGA
- a CDS encoding DNRLRE domain-containing protein, whose translation MGVLVPASPAAAASVVAQAPQVALAYTDAQAPTTAHPVTSGDLPLGAWLDDSGTTHTSRVYATFDLAGFAAAHVLSARLSFGESQADSCAQRAIEVWQTGTKAGPLTWRNAPAEKQLLGTVGGSETCPASYLQLDLTSAAAAAAAAKKTTLSVELRLPASDEGNVSLGRRLSGSRGVRLYATYNTPPGAPTQLFNDNQPCATAKPYPSMGELTPELSAMLHDADAGSGDSTLTGRFAVWPVGHRDRRTEFTESSMVSGWVRSTHVPAGVLADGGTYAWQVQGGDGTDTSAWSKPCYFHVDAVRPSAAPVVTAPNYPPDEWSAGGTPAEFTFTANGVSDVAAYQYAWGPGLGVVGTNIGPYGVPQWTDPFAGPGFVRTATPGGSASVTLIPPDSGPQTLSVRSFDRAFASSAVTTYRFYVRDTSPVVTPDTPSPRVGVPVTLHLAPNAAVQPVDSYTVQVGYGAAQTVAAAADGTASVAITLNSTTQVEVRSHSTNGWVSNPYRWFATVDTTPTVTSDIYAEETDTPASAGGVGVTGVFTFAPKVPDVASYTYSFDWNPETTVTPDATGTAQVSWAPDASGPHILYAYATDAHGKVYDTYYYYFDVN comes from the coding sequence GTGGGCGTGCTGGTACCCGCCTCGCCCGCGGCGGCGGCTTCCGTGGTCGCGCAGGCCCCCCAGGTTGCCCTGGCCTACACCGATGCGCAGGCGCCCACGACGGCCCACCCGGTCACCTCCGGGGACCTTCCCCTCGGCGCCTGGCTCGACGACTCGGGCACCACGCACACGTCCCGGGTCTACGCGACCTTCGACCTGGCCGGATTCGCGGCCGCGCACGTGCTGAGCGCCCGCCTCTCCTTCGGTGAGTCCCAGGCGGACTCCTGTGCGCAGCGCGCCATCGAGGTCTGGCAGACGGGGACGAAGGCCGGCCCCCTCACCTGGCGCAACGCCCCGGCCGAGAAGCAGCTGCTGGGCACCGTCGGCGGCAGCGAGACCTGCCCGGCGTCCTACCTGCAGCTCGACCTGACGAGCGCGGCCGCAGCGGCCGCCGCCGCGAAGAAGACCACGCTGTCGGTCGAACTGCGGCTGCCCGCGTCCGACGAGGGGAACGTCTCGCTGGGCCGCCGGCTCAGCGGCTCGCGCGGGGTCCGGCTGTACGCGACGTACAACACCCCGCCCGGGGCGCCCACCCAGCTCTTCAACGACAACCAGCCGTGCGCCACCGCGAAGCCGTACCCGTCCATGGGCGAACTGACGCCGGAGCTCTCGGCCATGCTCCACGACGCCGATGCCGGCTCCGGTGACAGCACGCTCACCGGACGCTTCGCCGTCTGGCCCGTGGGCCACCGTGACCGGCGCACGGAGTTCACCGAGAGCAGCATGGTCAGTGGCTGGGTGCGCAGCACGCACGTTCCGGCGGGTGTCCTCGCCGACGGGGGGACGTACGCCTGGCAGGTTCAGGGCGGCGACGGCACCGACACCTCGGCCTGGTCCAAGCCCTGCTACTTCCACGTCGACGCCGTCCGGCCGTCCGCGGCGCCCGTGGTGACGGCGCCGAACTACCCGCCGGACGAGTGGAGCGCCGGGGGCACCCCCGCCGAGTTCACCTTCACGGCGAACGGCGTGTCGGACGTGGCGGCCTACCAGTACGCGTGGGGCCCCGGCCTCGGCGTCGTCGGGACGAACATCGGCCCCTACGGCGTGCCGCAGTGGACCGACCCGTTCGCCGGGCCCGGCTTCGTCCGCACCGCCACGCCCGGCGGTTCCGCCTCGGTCACCCTGATTCCGCCCGACTCGGGCCCGCAGACCCTCTCGGTCCGCAGCTTCGACCGGGCGTTCGCCTCCTCGGCCGTCACGACCTACCGCTTCTACGTCCGCGACACCTCGCCCGTCGTGACGCCCGACACGCCCAGCCCGCGCGTCGGGGTGCCCGTCACGCTCCACCTGGCGCCGAACGCCGCCGTCCAGCCGGTGGACAGTTACACCGTGCAGGTGGGCTACGGCGCGGCGCAGACCGTGGCCGCCGCCGCGGACGGCACGGCGTCGGTGGCGATCACGCTGAACAGCACCACCCAGGTCGAGGTGCGCAGCCACAGCACGAACGGCTGGGTGAGCAATCCGTACCGCTGGTTCGCCACCGTCGACACCACGCCGACCGTCACGTCCGACATCTACGCGGAGGAGACGGACACTCCCGCGAGCGCCGGCGGCGTCGGGGTCACCGGCGTCTTCACCTTCGCGCCCAAGGTGCCGGACGTGGCGTCCTACACCTACTCGTTCGACTGGAATCCGGAGACGACCGTCACCCCGGACGCGACCGGCACGGCCCAGGTGTCCTGGGCCCCGGACGCGAGCGGCCCGCACATCCTCTACGCCTACGCGACCGATGCGCACGGGAAGGTGTACGACACCTATTACTACTACTTCGACGTGAACTAG
- the adh gene encoding aldehyde dehydrogenase, translating to MVYAQPGTEGSIVSFAQRYDNFIGGKWVAPVDGRYFDNPSPVTGATFCQVARSSAADVELALDAAHNAADAWGRTSVTERAGILNRIADRIEQNLEKLAVAETWENGKPVRETLAADLPLAVDHFRYFAGVVRAQEGSIAQIDDDTVAYHFHEPLGVVGQIIPWNFPILMATWKLAPALAAGNCVVLKPAEQTPVSILLLVELIADLLPPGVLNVVNGFGVEAGKPLASSPRVAKIAFTGETTTGRLIMQYASENIIPVSLELGGKSPNIFLPDVTAADDDYLDKAVEGFVMFALNQGEVCTCPSRALVHASIYDEFMARCIARTEAIVSGNPLDPATMIGAQASNDQYEKILSYLDIGRQEGAEVLTGGNPRTVPGLEGGYYIEPTIFRGTNDMRIFQEEIFGPVVSVTTYENVEEALHIANDTLYGLGAGVWTRDGNAAYRLGREIKAGRVWTNCYHAYPAHAAFGGYKKSGIGRETHKMMLDHYQQTKNLLVSYSAQKLGFF from the coding sequence ATGGTCTACGCCCAGCCCGGAACCGAAGGCAGCATCGTCAGCTTCGCCCAGCGCTACGACAACTTCATCGGCGGCAAGTGGGTCGCCCCGGTGGACGGACGCTACTTCGACAATCCCTCGCCGGTGACCGGCGCGACGTTCTGCCAGGTCGCCCGCTCCTCCGCGGCCGACGTCGAACTCGCCCTGGACGCCGCGCACAACGCCGCCGACGCGTGGGGCCGCACCTCGGTCACCGAGCGGGCGGGCATCCTCAACCGGATCGCCGACCGGATCGAGCAGAACCTCGAGAAGCTCGCCGTCGCCGAGACCTGGGAGAACGGCAAGCCCGTCCGCGAGACGCTGGCGGCCGACCTGCCGCTCGCCGTCGACCACTTCCGGTACTTCGCGGGCGTGGTGCGGGCCCAGGAGGGCAGCATCGCGCAGATCGACGACGACACCGTCGCCTACCACTTCCACGAGCCGCTCGGCGTGGTCGGCCAGATCATCCCGTGGAACTTCCCCATCCTGATGGCCACCTGGAAGCTCGCCCCGGCCCTCGCGGCCGGCAACTGCGTGGTGCTCAAGCCCGCCGAGCAGACCCCGGTGTCGATCCTGCTGCTGGTCGAACTCATCGCCGACCTGCTGCCGCCCGGCGTCCTCAACGTGGTCAACGGCTTCGGCGTGGAGGCCGGCAAGCCGCTCGCGTCCAGCCCCCGGGTCGCCAAGATCGCCTTCACCGGCGAGACCACCACCGGCCGGCTGATCATGCAGTACGCCAGCGAGAACATCATCCCGGTCTCCCTGGAGCTCGGCGGCAAGAGCCCGAACATCTTCCTGCCCGACGTCACCGCCGCCGACGACGACTACCTCGACAAGGCCGTCGAGGGCTTCGTGATGTTCGCCCTGAACCAGGGCGAGGTCTGCACCTGCCCGTCCCGCGCGCTCGTCCACGCGTCCATCTACGACGAGTTCATGGCCCGCTGCATCGCCCGCACCGAGGCCATCGTCTCCGGGAACCCGCTCGACCCCGCCACCATGATCGGCGCCCAGGCCAGCAACGACCAGTACGAGAAGATCCTCTCCTACCTGGACATCGGCCGCCAGGAGGGCGCCGAGGTCCTCACCGGCGGCAACCCCCGTACGGTGCCCGGCCTGGAGGGCGGCTACTACATCGAGCCGACGATCTTCCGCGGCACCAACGACATGCGGATCTTCCAGGAGGAGATCTTCGGCCCGGTCGTCTCCGTCACCACGTACGAGAACGTCGAGGAGGCGCTGCACATCGCCAACGACACCCTCTACGGGCTCGGCGCGGGCGTCTGGACGCGTGACGGCAATGCCGCCTACCGGCTCGGCCGGGAGATCAAGGCCGGCCGGGTGTGGACGAACTGCTACCACGCGTACCCGGCGCACGCCGCCTTCGGCGGGTACAAGAAGTCCGGCATCGGGCGCGAGACCCACAAGATGATGCTCGACCACTACCAGCAGACCAAGAACCTCCTGGTCAGCTACTCCGCGCAGAAGCTCGGCTTCTTCTGA
- a CDS encoding GNAT family N-acetyltransferase codes for MAPRPLVPVVLHGRYVRLEPLTTAHVPDLHLAGSRDDGLWQWLPVVTPYTLGEMHMLVEQRLAQQSAGGAVLFAIIPAGTNRAAGWIAYTDISVVDERLDIGWHWAARSTWETPVAVETHLLLLHHAFENLGFGRVQWQIDHLDVRSQLTLSGLGAVREGPCAATPGAPTAPGGTPSFTPCSPPSGATARPAGSSERRRPCPCPCPYPLRGGGPGALLDGTVTIASLFTSHATPNANTDTASPR; via the coding sequence ATGGCACCACGGCCCCTCGTGCCCGTCGTCCTGCACGGCCGGTATGTCCGGCTGGAACCGCTGACCACGGCGCACGTCCCCGATCTGCACCTTGCCGGCAGCCGCGACGACGGTCTCTGGCAGTGGCTTCCCGTGGTCACGCCCTACACCCTCGGCGAGATGCACATGCTGGTCGAGCAGCGGCTGGCCCAGCAGTCCGCCGGCGGGGCGGTGCTCTTCGCGATCATCCCCGCGGGAACCAACCGGGCCGCCGGATGGATCGCGTACACGGACATCTCGGTCGTCGACGAGCGCCTGGACATCGGCTGGCACTGGGCCGCACGCTCCACCTGGGAGACCCCGGTGGCGGTCGAGACCCACCTCCTGCTGCTCCACCATGCCTTCGAGAACCTGGGCTTCGGCCGCGTCCAGTGGCAGATCGACCACCTGGACGTCCGCTCCCAGCTGACGCTCTCCGGTCTCGGCGCCGTCCGGGAGGGCCCCTGCGCCGCCACGCCCGGCGCTCCGACGGCACCTGGCGGGACACCCTCGTTTACGCCGTGCTCGCCACCGAGTGGCGCAACGGCACGACCGGCGGGCTCATCTGAGCGCCGCCGGCCGTGTCCGTGTCCGTGCCCGTACCCGCTACGCGGTGGCGGGCCCGGGGCGCTCCTGGACGGGACGGTCACGATCGCCTCGCTCTTCACGAGCCACGCGACACCGAACGCGAATACCGACACCGCCTCGCCCAGGTAG
- a CDS encoding lysophospholipid acyltransferase family protein, translating into MSVWLPTAPCTPEDCVAAPGPAVGPAVRAARCAGCAALLVAGVALMPLVRALRPRSREAAVRLWARLLLGSLGVRLRVTGDGPGAPAGRTGGALLAANHVSWLDILLVAAVRPGRMLAKAEVRRWPLLGPLAARGGTVFLDRDGLRALPGTVAEVAASLGRGERVAVFPEGSTWCGRGGGRFRPALFEAAVRSGAAVEPVAIRYTAADGAPTTVAAFVGDDGLLPSLGRVVASRGLVAELVLLPAIPAGRHGGRRELARAAQAAVRAGLAVPAAAGAGRAATPAVVPPPRRALRPARSA; encoded by the coding sequence GTGAGCGTCTGGCTCCCGACGGCGCCGTGCACCCCGGAGGACTGCGTGGCCGCCCCCGGCCCGGCGGTCGGCCCGGCGGTGCGGGCGGCCCGCTGCGCGGGGTGCGCAGCCCTGCTGGTGGCGGGCGTGGCGCTGATGCCGCTCGTGCGGGCCCTCCGTCCCCGGTCGCGGGAGGCGGCGGTGCGGCTGTGGGCCCGGCTGTTGCTGGGCTCGCTCGGTGTCCGGCTCCGGGTGACGGGTGACGGCCCGGGAGCCCCGGCGGGGCGGACGGGCGGGGCGCTGCTGGCGGCCAACCACGTGTCCTGGCTGGACATCCTGCTGGTGGCGGCCGTGCGGCCGGGCCGGATGCTCGCCAAGGCGGAGGTGCGGCGGTGGCCGCTGCTGGGCCCGCTGGCGGCCCGGGGCGGCACGGTGTTCCTGGACCGGGACGGCCTGCGGGCGCTGCCGGGCACCGTCGCCGAGGTCGCGGCGTCGCTCGGCCGGGGCGAGCGGGTGGCGGTCTTCCCGGAGGGCAGCACCTGGTGCGGCCGGGGCGGCGGGCGCTTCCGTCCGGCGCTGTTCGAGGCGGCCGTCCGGTCGGGTGCGGCGGTGGAGCCGGTGGCGATCCGGTACACCGCGGCGGACGGCGCGCCGACCACGGTGGCGGCGTTCGTGGGCGACGACGGTCTGCTGCCGTCGCTGGGCCGGGTGGTGGCCAGCCGCGGCCTGGTGGCCGAGCTGGTGCTGCTTCCGGCGATCCCGGCCGGACGCCACGGCGGCCGCCGGGAGCTGGCGCGGGCGGCGCAGGCGGCCGTCCGGGCCGGGCTGGCGGTGCCTGCCGCGGCCGGGGCGGGCCGGGCGGCGACCCCTGCGGTGGTGCCGCCGCCGCGGCGGGCGCTGCGTCCGGCCCGGTCCGCCTGA
- a CDS encoding DUF779 domain-containing protein, with product MPVARVELTPAAEELLGKLAALNGPVMFHQSGGCCDGSAPMCYPRGEFRVGAADVLLARLPVGDTPFWMSADQYAYWRHTHLTVDVVPGRGSGFSLEAPEGVRFLIRSRLFTDAESGALAAEGPPRTGADEL from the coding sequence ATGCCCGTCGCGCGGGTCGAACTGACCCCGGCTGCCGAGGAGTTGCTCGGGAAGCTGGCGGCGCTGAACGGGCCGGTGATGTTCCACCAGTCCGGCGGGTGCTGCGACGGCAGCGCCCCGATGTGCTACCCGCGCGGCGAGTTCCGGGTCGGCGCCGCCGATGTCCTGCTCGCCCGGCTGCCGGTCGGCGACACGCCGTTCTGGATGAGCGCCGACCAGTACGCGTACTGGCGGCACACCCACCTGACGGTCGACGTCGTCCCCGGGCGGGGCAGCGGCTTCTCACTGGAGGCCCCGGAGGGCGTCCGCTTCCTGATCCGCTCCCGGCTGTTCACCGATGCGGAGAGCGGGGCGCTGGCCGCCGAGGGCCCGCCGCGCACCGGGGCCGACGAGCTGTAG
- a CDS encoding DUF6801 domain-containing protein translates to MSASHGESRRARTALRVATAWGAASGIAGVLGAGPAAAQPASPTLQYTCTFPTIGGQPITARISTDIPTSLAVGESSPRFAIHAAATVDATFTFGLRYLLGVRIMEGTLDAETDIAAPQGRIGVPVHLTITRTSIPASGSFDIPATGTAPTLTFTRPGTARITAGNFTLHLVPEDANGKVTGPGRVDVPCTLNTGQNDVVSSFDITPPRTTTGPAAPGTPGGPGTPGTGGPTAPTATAPGSPAPTGSPAPTASGSATAVPSGGPAPAPDPTGSTIDASATGGAAAGGGGTGSTVLSAAAAAAAVLVGRRTRRRRASDHR, encoded by the coding sequence ATGAGTGCCAGCCACGGGGAAAGCCGGAGGGCGAGGACCGCGCTCCGGGTCGCGACGGCATGGGGGGCCGCGAGCGGCATCGCGGGTGTCCTCGGGGCCGGGCCCGCGGCCGCACAGCCCGCCTCGCCGACGCTGCAGTACACCTGCACGTTCCCGACGATCGGCGGACAGCCCATCACCGCGCGCATATCCACCGACATCCCCACCTCGCTCGCGGTCGGCGAGTCCAGCCCGCGGTTCGCCATCCACGCGGCGGCCACGGTGGACGCGACCTTCACCTTCGGACTGCGCTACCTCCTCGGCGTGCGCATCATGGAGGGCACCCTGGACGCCGAGACCGACATCGCCGCACCCCAGGGCAGGATCGGCGTCCCCGTGCACCTCACCATCACCAGGACGAGCATCCCGGCCTCCGGCTCCTTCGACATCCCGGCGACCGGCACGGCACCCACCCTCACCTTCACCCGACCGGGCACCGCCCGGATCACCGCCGGCAACTTCACCCTGCACCTCGTCCCGGAGGACGCGAACGGCAAGGTCACCGGCCCGGGCAGGGTCGACGTGCCGTGCACGCTGAACACCGGACAGAACGACGTCGTGTCGTCGTTCGACATCACGCCGCCGCGCACGACGACCGGCCCGGCCGCCCCGGGAACGCCCGGCGGCCCCGGCACCCCCGGTACGGGCGGGCCGACCGCCCCGACGGCCACCGCGCCCGGCTCACCCGCCCCCACCGGCTCACCCGCGCCCACCGCCTCCGGCTCCGCGACCGCCGTGCCCTCCGGCGGCCCGGCGCCGGCCCCGGACCCGACGGGATCCACGATCGACGCCTCGGCGACGGGCGGCGCCGCGGCCGGCGGCGGGGGCACCGGCAGCACGGTCCTGTCGGCCGCGGCCGCCGCAGCGGCCGTGCTCGTCGGCCGGCGGACGAGGCGCCGACGCGCCTCCGACCACCGCTGA
- a CDS encoding GAF domain-containing protein translates to MHSDLRRRREALENAWSRWVPGRPSGPGPGAGAGTALRPEVADSWQRSLPTVDPGRTFAPVAEGGAPDPRWARSPLHDPVGRLAADLRSIAEDAGFVAAVTDESGTILWTCGGRVMQRQAERVNFAPGGRWDESAMGTNALSLALRTGRPSTVFSAEHLVSALHGWVCYGAPIRRPDGRILGVLDLSTTWDRSHPLALSTVRALASAVEAGLPPEHPAPAGGLRLRCLGRAAASRAGLPLRLPPRRLEILTLLALEPDGFTADRLHTALYGDRPVSAATVKAELSHLRRALGGAVAARRYRLTEPVDCDAVAVLRALGRGDTAGALRHWTGPLLPQSEAPGIVEHRVCLEVAVRSAVLAAADPGPALRYGELAPYDAEVHEHALCVLPSADARRAIALGRLHAARRD, encoded by the coding sequence GTGCACAGTGATCTCCGCCGGCGCCGGGAGGCGCTGGAGAACGCGTGGTCCCGCTGGGTGCCCGGCCGTCCGTCCGGGCCCGGGCCCGGGGCGGGGGCGGGGACGGCGCTCCGCCCCGAGGTCGCCGACTCCTGGCAGCGTTCGCTGCCCACCGTCGACCCCGGCCGCACCTTCGCGCCGGTCGCCGAGGGCGGCGCCCCCGACCCCCGCTGGGCCCGCTCCCCGCTGCACGACCCCGTCGGCCGGCTCGCCGCCGACCTGCGCAGCATCGCCGAGGACGCCGGCTTCGTGGCCGCCGTCACCGACGAGAGCGGCACCATCCTGTGGACCTGCGGCGGCCGGGTCATGCAACGCCAGGCCGAGCGGGTCAACTTCGCCCCCGGCGGCCGCTGGGACGAGTCGGCGATGGGCACCAACGCGCTCTCGCTGGCGCTGCGCACCGGCCGCCCGAGCACGGTGTTCTCCGCCGAGCACCTGGTCTCCGCCCTGCACGGCTGGGTCTGCTACGGCGCGCCGATCCGCCGCCCGGACGGCCGGATCCTGGGCGTCCTCGACCTCTCCACCACCTGGGACCGCTCGCACCCGCTGGCGCTCTCCACCGTCCGGGCGCTGGCCTCCGCCGTCGAGGCCGGGCTGCCGCCGGAACACCCGGCGCCCGCCGGGGGACTGCGGCTGCGCTGTCTGGGGCGCGCGGCCGCCTCGCGCGCCGGGCTGCCGCTGCGCCTCCCGCCCCGCAGGCTGGAGATCCTCACCCTGCTCGCACTGGAGCCGGACGGCTTCACCGCCGACCGGCTGCACACCGCCCTCTACGGCGACCGGCCGGTGTCCGCGGCCACCGTCAAGGCCGAACTCTCCCACCTGCGGCGGGCCCTGGGCGGGGCCGTCGCCGCCCGCCGCTACCGGCTCACCGAACCCGTCGACTGCGACGCCGTCGCCGTGCTCCGGGCCCTGGGACGCGGCGACACCGCCGGCGCGCTCCGGCACTGGACCGGCCCGCTGCTGCCGCAGTCCGAGGCGCCGGGCATCGTCGAGCACCGCGTCTGCCTGGAGGTCGCCGTCCGCTCCGCGGTGCTCGCCGCCGCCGACCCCGGGCCGGCCCTGCGCTACGGCGAACTCGCCCCGTACGACGCCGAGGTGCACGAACACGCGCTGTGCGTCCTGCCGTCCGCGGACGCGCGCCGGGCGATCGCCCTGGGCCGGCTGCACGCCGCCCGGCGGGACTGA